Below is a genomic region from Argiope bruennichi chromosome 11, qqArgBrue1.1, whole genome shotgun sequence.
gtttggttatttagggtttttggcacaaaagccaaatctggctatgctgcgccactcGAATggtgagataaataaaattcatataaaaagtaatactaagaaatttattaataaaaattcaaattttgtaggGCAACGTATTAAAATTAGTActctaaaaatatgcttttcataatttttaataaaagcgtCAAACAAATTAAAGacgaaaatttaacaaatttagaaagcaaaactaaatagaatgtaaaaacccaatgttatgtaaaaatttaaaaatgttagggTGATGACTTTCACCCACAATCTCTCGCAACTCGATGGATAgtgaattaaaaaactttaaccGATGAGGATTAAAATTAGGGCACtctattaaaacatgtttgaCTGTTAAAATTACATGGCATTTTGGACATGAAGGGCATTGTTCCCCAAATAAAAGATGCTTGTGGCTAAAGCGGGCATGGCCAATGCGCAGTCGAGTTAATTTAACGTCTAATGCACGTACAGGGATAACAGGCCATAAACTTGTCACTGGATCAACCGAGTGTAGTTTATTTGAAGTTTGCTGTTCCCAGGATTGCTGCCATAAAGCGCGAACAtgatcagcaaaatatttttttgcatcgtCATATGGAAGTTCACGCTGCAACAAAGAACTTGCCGTTTTTGCCGCAATATCTGCCATTTCGTTTCCGGGTATTCCGACATGACTCGGgacccaacaaaataaaatgtttgcgcCTCTTTTTTCAAGGTCGCGAAGAAGAATAAGGATTTCCATAGCAACAGGATGCATCCGATTATTGAAATTGGCAAGAGACCTCAAAGCACTGATACTGTCAGTATAAATGCAGAATGTCCGATTAGAAGAAGCTGAAATCAGTTGAAGAGCGCAAGCTATTGCAATCAATTCAGCAGTAAAAACCGAGAAAGACGTGGGTAGGTGATAGTTATAAGTTTCAGAGGGAAATACTACTCCGCTACCAACATGCTGATTGGATTTTGATCCATCAGTAAAAACTTCTGTGTAAGGGTAGTATTGACAACGGTGATAGTGAAAGAGCTGCTGAAAAACAATCGGTGCTGTTGTAGATTTATCGTAACCAGAAAAAgggttcaaaaatgaaaattgtggaacatcccaaggaggaaaagaatagaaatttattggTTGAATTAAAACCTCGGTGAGTCCCGAATCATGAAGAAAAGCTTTAACCCTCTCATTAAATGGAGGAATGTGAGAGGGGCGAGCATCATAAAGTCTCCGAAGACCAACCGGGAGACACAGGTGACTCACAGGATGCTTCGGAGCCGATAGTATTCGAAAATAGTATTGTGCGGCTATCTTCTTACGTCGAAGATTTAAAGGAAGTTGACTGCATATGGCATACAGGCTTTCTACTGGTGACGTGCGAAAAGCACCAGAACAAATTCTAAGGGCAGAATGGTGTATCGTATCAAGCTTTCGCAGAACGGAAGGGCGAGCAGATCCATACACCATGCACCCGTAATCAATACGGGATAAAATGACGGCCTGATAGATCCGTAAGAGGGATGTACGATCGGCCCCCCAGGAAGTATTAGATAGCACCTTCAGGATGTTAAGAGATTTCTCACACCTCTCCCGCAGATGcaggacatgcggaaggaaagtgagcttcctATCAAAAATGACTCCTAAAAACCGTATTTCATCGGCAGAGGGAATGACAGTTCCACGAATATTGATCACAGGTTCTGGATGCAGCTGTCGTTTTCGACAAAAATGAACGCAACGACTCTTTTCCGGAGAAAGAGTGTGCCCATTTTTATCACACCACGAAACTAATTTGTTGACTGCGTTCTGCAGTTGCCGTTCAATTAGGTGCATATTAGAACCTTGAGTggagatctgcagatcgtcaacataaagcgTACCTTGAACAGATGGAGGCAGCTGACTAAGAATTTCGCTAAAATAGGTTATGAAAAGAGTGACACTGAGAACACACCCttgcggaacaccctcagcttgattAAAAATATCGGAATAAAAATTACCAAGACGTACTCGAAAAGTTTGTGaggttaaaaagttttgaataaaaatagggaGATTTCCTCTAAAATCTAGGTTAAAGAGAGTTCGTAAAATACCATAGCGCCACGCACGGTCATATGCTTTTTCTATATCGAAAAAGATAGAAACAAGGTGGTTTCTTCGTACAAAAGCATTACGAATTTGTGTTTCCAGGAGAACGATGTTATCGTAAGTTGAACGTCCACGGCGGAAACCACTCTGTAGTGGCGAAATGTAATcatgtttttctaattcaaatacCAGGCGCGCATTGACCATGCGTTCGAAAGTTTTACACATCGAGCTAGTTAAAGCGATTGGCCTATAGTTTAGAGGGTTTGCAGGATCCTTTCCAGGTTTAAGGATTGGGATAACtatagcttcacgccattgtaATGGAAACTCATGCTCAGTCCATATTCGATTAAATAGCTTTAATAAATTGGAAAGAGAGACCTCGtccaaatggcgaagcatattgtaAGTTATACCATCAGGACCAGGGCTACTATCATTAGAGAAAGCCAGTGCACTTTTCAACTCGAACAAACTAAATTCGCAATTATATGGAAGAGATCTACgggaaataaattgtaatttacttCCTTCCGCTCGCTTCTTAGCCACCAGAAATGATGGACTGTATGAATCTACAGCGgaaactttttgaaaagtatgCCCGAGATTATTGGCAACTTCAAGAGGCGAAGAGTATACCACATTTCCCGATTTTAACACAGGGAAGGAAAAATCGGGATATATTCCATTGGCTGCTTTGACTTTCTTCCACAATTGTTTGCTAGGAGTAGAATAAGTAATAGTAGAAACATATCTAAGccaggattccctctgactacgccGACGGATACTGCGAGCGTAAGCTCTAGCTCGTTTAAAAGCAATGAGATTTTCCGTAGTAGGACACCTACGGAATTTGTTCCAAAGTTGCTTTTGCTTTTTGTAACTATCGTGGCAATCtttattccaccacggtctacgaaattttcttagacgtggggaacGCTTGGGAATACTATTATTTGCAGCATTAATAATGCTGTCAAGGACTTGTTGTACCGCTGCCGATATATCTGCTGTATAAACCATAGCTTCAGTGATTTTTGCCTGTTTTGTGAATGCAGACCAATCCGCTCgctgaaatagaaaataaggCGGACCTTGAATCATACCGCCACTGTCAGCATGGGAAATTATtatagggaaatgatcactacTGTAAAGATCATTTTCAACTGTAAAATTCAAAAGCGGAAAGAGAACTGGCGAACATATTGCAAGATCTAGATTGTGAAAGGAGCGTGTTGGTTCGTGAAAATAagttttctcgtcattattgagcaaacagagacagttattagaaataaactgttcgatctgccgcccacgagaatttgttctatctgaaccccacaaagtaGAATGGCCATTAAAGTCACCAAGTAGAATAAACGGAGCTGGAAGTTGATCCACTAAACTGTCAAGATCTTGTTGACTAACAGAAGCATTAGGTGGCAAATAGATACAACAGACTGTAATTAATGCTCGTGCATGCACTTGAACAGCCACAGCTTGCAAATCAGTATGGAGCGAAAGAGGTGTGCTCGGAAAGGAATTGGAGGTTAGAATGCAGACACCTCCAGAATTATGGGAGCCGTtttctgcatctttccgaacggTATTATAACCACGTAATTTAAGTGGGATGTTTGtcttcaagaaagtttcttgaaggcAGAGACAAgcgggatgaaatttgttaagcattgttctaatttcatttaatttgggaCGAATGCCGCGACAGTTCCATGAAATACAAAAACCCATTAAGAAGCGTGTGTTTTAAAAGCAGTGGTAGGAACATTAGATGGAGTTGGCGATAACTCGCAACTCATTTGGAGGTCATTATCATCCTCTTCAGATGGATGAAGCGAAATACTATCGGGACTTTTGGGCACGCCTTTAAAAATGGACGATAAATCCTTGTGGACTATGCCCTGACTCGCAAGTCCCAGAGCGACTGAGTTATTCAAAGttgactttttcattttttgatgaagATTATTTTGAGGGATGCCGCGTTTCGAAATCTTAAGCTTCAATGCTTTGTTCGGTTTTACTTTGCGTTGATGCTTTTCCGGTTTACTGGGTTCAGAAGCACTGGTTATAGAAATTTCAGAATCTGTATCAGATACTTTTGGTAGAGGTTTAGTTCTGGGCATATTCTGCACACAATTTGCACAGGAGCAATttgcacaaaattgttttttggtAACAGATGCGTAAGTCACGCCTGGTGTTGGCGTCTGAGCAAGTACTTTTCGCCTGGCCTCAGGATATGGAATATCTTCCTTGAATTTAACCGATACAATCTGTTTTTCCAATGTCCAACGGGGGCAAGATCGAGAAAAGGAACTGTGGTTACCAtcacagttcacgcacttttccgCTGCAGAACACTGTTGGTTGTCATGGCCTTTTTCTCCACAGCGGGCACAGGTGAGAGTCCCGCGGCAGCTGGCTTTAGAATGCCCAAAGCGTTGGCATTGGAAACATCGAAGTGGGTTTGGAATATATGTCCTAACAGGCAATTTCATATAGCCGACTTTCACAGATTCAGGTAATTTAGGATTGTTAAACGTGAGAATGAAGTGCTTAGTAggaaggagttgtccatcccgtcGGATAGTTATACGGCGTACATGAGTTACTCCTTCAGGTTTCAGTTCTGCAGTAATTTTTTCAATGGAATCATTAAACAACTCGCCACACGTTATTACaccttttgaagaatttaatgtaGCGTGAGCACTTACGCTTACAGATATTGTTCCCAATGTTTTCAGTTTTAGTATTTGTTGTGATTGCTTTCGGGAACTCACTTCCACAAGCAAATCACCAGATCGTAGTTTCCGGGTCGATGATACAGTACCAAGTGTTCCAGTGATGgccttttcaacaagaaaaggTGAAACATTATGGAAGGTTTCATTGTTTGTAGACATGCgctttatgatgaaaaatttgtcaaaatgtattaaggaagtttgattcttttgttgcccactgaagggagcaaaGTTTTTAcggcccatacgatattgatggggaTTCAGGCCcagcggcatcgcccaccacggagccctacaAGGGATGGTAGTAACTGGCTCTAGATGTTCCTAGCCTCAGCACTTACCATAATGCTAactggtacctatacgctgggagttacccccggggacagtgaccacccttaacgccaagcccaaggagtaaccccttcgcttgatccctagcagactaaccactccGGTggctaggtaccagccgattgatacactggggaccacagtgcaccacccgtctaatgggttgccacgcacggcaaacacgtgggggcatttgctgtccatgagaagcaggaagcaaacagagcggcgacagcttctcatggagagctccctcgcctaccctcgagggaaagaaaaaaaagaagacagcagaaggcgcagaggagagtaaacctaaagggagtaaagatccctgggtacctcgggattgggacacccgtactcacctgtagtaggtgagcccctgaggggcgtgtgccgatggaatacatgtgttgatCTTTGACAAGGGctacggaagtatcactttcatttgatacgtagtaccgATGgcgttttatttttacaaaggaattaattaaaccgaaaggggaattggatcacgaaataagagaatatttttagaatgaagttactatgggtttaattaatttccaagattttatcttaatttaattgaaattaaaatatttttatatatatatataaagtttcgcAGCAttataatttgactttttttttatttatgaataatgtaaataatacatatatgcagaatccttctttaactttcaacaatgtaagaaaaatatttcataaaacaataaaaagggtttgaatttcaatgcaatttattgcagcataaatattttttaaaatttactaaagttaaacaaaaattcgcacgattattaaattggtatcattaaaaagacatttttaaaaagattttgaaacgacgtaaaatttattttttgtacggATTGGATTTGGATTTGTGggttttaatggcgcaagagccaattctgaccatactgcgccaaacgtatggttaaaatagatataaaaaattatgtatgtaaaattaaataattgtcaaaatgcaCTATGATTAAAATATCGGCATGGGGTTTTTAAAAGAGAACAAGATGTTTAAATTacatgatgataaaatattaaataaaatggtacacgccaatagcttttaaaaatttaaaaatgttttgatgggGGTGTTCCCCCACCAGAATTTGCATTTCTATCGATGagctgttaaaaaattgtttccgaTGACATCTAAAATTAGGACACTCGATTAAAACATGAACAATAGTTAAATTTACATGACAATTTGGACAAGTAGGAGTTCTTTCGCCGAATAAAAGGTGTCGATGAGTTAAACGGGTatggccaatgcggagtctagttaATTTAACATCGTACTCACGCACTGGATGGCAAGGCCAGGGTGAAATTGTGGGTTTTATTGAATGAAGTTTATTTCTAACAAGGTGATTCCATGATTCCTGCCACAGCGTATATAAACGACGCACCaaagaattttttacatcattgctTGGTATATCTCGTTTCAACAGTAAAGATGCTCTCTTTGCTGCATTATCTGCCATCTCATTTCCACCaattccgacatgactcggaacccaacaaaacAATATCTCGTAGTCTCTGTTTTTTAGAGTCCTTAACAGACTCAAAATTTCCAGGGAAACAGGATGAATTCGACTACAGAAGTGGGTAtggtattttgagatttaatggcgcaagagccaaatatggctatactgcgccaaacaaatggttttaaaaatgtcacgtataattcaatcagtttaaatttataatt
It encodes:
- the LOC129957328 gene encoding uncharacterized protein LOC129957328, which produces MSTNNETFHNVSPFLVEKAITGTLGTVSSTRKLRSGDLLVEVSSRKQSQQILKLKTLGTISVSVSAHATLNSSKGVITCGELFNDSIEKITAELKPEGVTHVRRITIRRDGQLLPTKHFILTFNNPKLPESVKVGYMKLPVRTYIPNPLRCFQCQRFGHSKASCRGTLTCARCGEKGHDNQQCSAAEKCVNCDGNHSSFSRSCPRWTLEKQIVSVKFKEDIPYPEARRKVLAQTPTPGVTYASVTKKQFCANCSCANCVQNMPRTKPLPKVSDTDSEISITSASEPSKPEKHQRKVKPNKALKLKISKRGIPQNNLHQKMKKSTLNNSVALGLASQGIVHKDLSSIFKGVPKSPDSISLHPSEEDDNDLQMSCELSPTPSNVPTTAFKTHAS